One genomic region from Danio aesculapii chromosome 24, fDanAes4.1, whole genome shotgun sequence encodes:
- the abcd4 gene encoding ATP-binding cassette sub-family D member 4 isoform X2: MTPMKQSSVKRPKLDWRFLQRFYSILKILFPSWSNQNVRMFMTLLGVTLSVQLVIYQVGLIPSQFYRVLSERSYGKFKDLVVFAVVLILINSTLKSLDQYISSLLYVRWRKTLTEDLHHMYFKGRVYYTLNILCKDIDNPDQRISQDVERLCKQMSTMASRLLITPFTVTYYTYQCFNSAGWIGFVSIFGYFVVGTIINKILIGPIVSMLVEQEKLEGDFRFKHMQIRVNAESAAFYRAGNVEHMRTDRRLQMLLSTQRSLMNKELWLYLGVNTFDYMGSILSYIVIAIPIFAGNYDNLTPGELSALVSKNAFVCIYLINCFTQLIDLSTTVSDVAGYTHRIGELREAMADIVKKQHDEYQYDPLYKDESNSDRELQSVPPDTAFVLDRLCYKSPVSEEPLVKDLTLSISQGTHLLVVGNTGTGKTSLLRVLNSLWEPCSGSVQMTTCFGPRGLMFLPQKAYLTDGTLRDQIIYPLKDIYPSSGSIDDERILKYLELVGLSNLLTRIGGLDTEVTWNWRNAEALLC, encoded by the exons ATGACTCCTATGAAGCAGAGCAGTGTTAAAAG ACCAAAGCTAGATTGGAGGTTTCTCCAAAGATTCTACAGCATTTTGAAGATCCTTTTCCCATCCTGGTCCAACCAGAACGTTCGAATGTTCATGACCCTTCTTGGAGTCACACTTTCAG TCCAGCTTGTGATTTATCAAGTGGGTCTTATTCCAAGTCAGTTCTACAGGGTTCTGTCTGAAAGGAGTTATGGGAAGTTTAAGGATCTGGTGGTGTTTGCGGTTGTACTCATCCTGATTAATTCAACG TTGAAGAGTCTGGACCAGTATATCTCCAGTCTGCTGTATGTCAGATGGAGAAAGACTTTAACTGAAGATCTCCATCACATGTACTTCAAGGGACGCGTTTACTACACCCTCAACATACTGTGCAAAGACATCGACAACCC AGACCAACGCATCAGTCAGGATGTGGAGAGGTTATGTAAACAGATGAGCACTATGGCGAGTCGACTTCTCATAACTCCATTCACTGTAACCTACTACACCTATCAGTGCTTCAACAG TGCGGGCTGGATTGGATTTGTTAGCATCTTTGGTTACTTTGTGGTGGGAACCATCATCAACAAGATCTTGATAGGACCAATTGTTTCCATGCTGGTTGAGCAGGAAAAGCTGGAGGGGGATTTTAG gtttaaacacatgcaaatcagaGTGAATGCAGAGTCTGCAGCTTTCTACAG GGCAGGGAATGTGGAACACATGCGGACCGACCGAAGGCTACAGATGCTTTTGTCAACTCAGAGAAGCTTGATGAACAAAGAGCTCTGGCTCTACC TTGGGGTAAACACCTTTGACTACATGGGCAGTATCCTCAGCTATATAGTCATCGCAATCCCCATCTTTGCTGGAAATTATGACAACCTGACACCTGGAGAACTGAGTGCGCTTGTCAGCAAG AACGCTTTCGTCTGCATTTATCTGATCAACTGCTTCACCCAGCTCATAGATCTCTCAACCACAGTGTCTGATGTCGCTGGATACACGCACAG AATTGGAGAACTTCGAGAAGCAATGGCAGATATTGTTAAGAAACAGCATGATGAGTATCAGTACGATCCACTGTATAAGGATGAATCTAACAG TGATCGGGAGCTCCAGAGTGTCCCGCCTGACACGGCATTTGTGCTGGACCGTCTCTGCTATAAATCTCCCGTCTCAGAGGAACCGCTTGTGAAGGATCTGACCCTGAGTATCAGTCAAGGAACACACTTGCTCGTGGTGGGAAACACGGGTACAGGGAAAACCTCACTACTGAGGGTTCTGAACAGCTTGTGGGAACCATGCAGTG gttctGTGCAGATGACCACATGTTTTGGACCAAGGGGTTTGATGTTTTTGCCACAGAAAGCTTATCTAACTGATGGCACTCTTAGAGATCAG ATTATCTACCCATTAAAGGATATATATCCTTCCTCAG GTTCTATAGATGATGAACGAATATTAAAGTACCTGGAACTTGTTGGTTTG TCGAATCTTCTGACCAGAATTGGAGGACTGGATACAGAAGTTACTTGGAACTG